From Arachis stenosperma cultivar V10309 chromosome 2, arast.V10309.gnm1.PFL2, whole genome shotgun sequence, one genomic window encodes:
- the LOC130963612 gene encoding dof zinc finger protein DOF3.5, with protein sequence MESVWKPNVEISPNCPRCGSSNTKFCYYNNYSLTQPRYFCKGCRRYWTKGGSLRNVPVGGGCRKNRRGNKTLRQSLEGLNFKNSSSSPSHDHTSNNPNPNPNPIIGHHHSNRSSSPVIADGPNIDLALVYANFLNQKPNSVDGVVENNNNNQDHHHHHQLLQPVFDDPSLEDGPSSTNFPPHQEFGLNGCINLPELPKFVGEGNNNHQMYLKEFNSSMEIHHQRDNNNNNNDGPIEHCSINTFELPPLPGDEEASHHHHHHHHHHHLMWSNDNNPEMIMVNHDAFHDQVATHHHHHPPLFGSEAHHDADLLIGNWSPFDLPSSNDASSFSRHR encoded by the coding sequence ATGGAGAGTGTGTGGAAGCCTAATGTTGAGATATCCCCAAATTGCCCTCGGTGTGGTTCCTCCAACACAAAGTTTTGCTACTACAACAACTACAGCTTAACTCAACCAAGGTACTTTTGCAAGGGCTGTAGAAGGTACTGGACAAAAGGTGGGTCCCTCCGGAACGTTCCGGTCGGCGGCGGCTGCCGGAAGAATAGAAGAGGTAATAAAACCCTAAGACAATCCCTTGAAGGCCTTAATTTCAAgaattcatcatcatcaccatcacaTGATCATACCTCAaataaccctaaccctaaccctaaccctattaTTGGCCATCATCATTCTAATAGATCCTCATCACCAGTGATAGCTGATGGACCAAACATTGACCTTGCCCTAGTTTATGCAAATTTCCTCAATCAAAAGCCAAATTCAGTAGATGGGGTGGTTGagaataataacaataatcaagatcatcatcatcatcatcaattatTGCAACCAGTTTTTGATGATCCTTCTCTAGAAGATGGTCCAAGTAGTACTAATTTTCCTCCTCATCAAGAGTTTGGTCTTAATGGATGTATAAATCTTCCTGAGCTACCCAAATTTGTTGGTGAGGGAAATAATAACCATCAAATGTACTTAAAAGAGTTCAACTCTTCTATGGAGATTCATCATCAAagggataataataataataacaatgatGGACCAATTGAGCATTGTAGTATCAATACTTTTGAGTTGCCACCATTACCGGGTGATGAAGAAGCCtcacatcatcatcatcatcatcatcatcatcatcatttgaTGTGGTCAAATGATAACAATCCTGAGATGATAATGGTGAACCATGATGCCTTTCAtgatcaagtagccacacatcatcatcatcatccacCACTTTTTGGGAGTGAAGCTCATCATGATGCTGACTTGTTAATTGGTAATTGGAGCCCCTTTGATTTGCCATCATCAAATGATGCTTCTTCATTTTCTAGGCATCGATGA